Genomic segment of Pseudothermotoga hypogea DSM 11164 = NBRC 106472:
CTGACAGAGACCCGCAGATGCTCGATGGTTTTCAAGACAGACTGATAAGCCGTTTCCAGATGGGCGTGGTCGTGAAGATCGAAAAACCAGACATCGAAACGTGTTTTAAGATAGCGCAGAAGATGGTCAAGCTCGAGGGCGCAGAACTGCCTGAAGACGTTTTGATGCTCGTCGCAGAAAAGTTCAGCGACAACATGAGGAGGCTTAAGGGTGCGATCGTCAAGCTCTTGATGTACAAGCAGATCCACAACGAAGACATCGACCTTGCCAAAGCGAGGCAGATACTCTCCATAGAACCATCCACCAAGTTTACGACAGTAGAAGAAAGATTGTTCGAAGTGCTGTGCCAGTTCTTTAGGGTCACCACGGAAGAACTCAGGGGAAACAGCAGGAAAAGCAACGTGTTGATTGCCCGCCAAATGGGCATGTACGTTGCGAAGAACTACCTGGGTCTGTCGCTGAGGAAGGTCGCCGAGATGTTCAACAAATCACATCCGACCGTATCCAACGCGATCCAGAGGTTCGAACTGAACGCGAAGAGCAACAAATCGCTCGAGACCATACTCAACAAACTCTTGGAACAGTTCAGAGAGAAGACGGCAAATCAAACGCTGTGAGACAACTCTCCAGCTTCAATGGGCGTTCCATCAATTCCTTAATGCTCGAAGCTGGATTCTTTTTCTTGAAGAGGATCTCATACACCTGCTCGCATATGGGCATCTCAACGTCCAAATCTCTCGCCAGTCTCAAGAGCGGTCCCACGGTGTGAACGCCTTCTGCAACCATCTTCATGTGTTCGAGCACTTGTGATAGTTCGGCCCCCTTCGCAACCATCTCGCCAACGTATCTGTTCCTGCTGTAAGGACTGTTGCACGTGACGATGAGATCACCGACTCCTGCCAAGCCCATGAACGTCAGAGGATTCTCTGCCCCAAAAGCCAACCCAAAGCGAGCCATCTCGTGCAAACCACGAGTGATGAGCGAAGCCTTGGCGTTGTGCCATCCTCCCAGCCCGTCCACAACACCGGCCGCAATGGCAATCACGTTTTTCACAGCACCACTGACTTCCACACCGAGCACATCGTGACTGAGGTAAACTCTGAAGTAAGAGTTGCTCACCGCTTTTTGCAGTGTTTTGGCAACTTCCAAGTTTCTGGACGCGACGACCACAGCCGTGGGTAGTTTCCTGGCAACCTCTATCGCGTGACAGGGACCAGACAGCACCGCATAGGTCGTATCGGGCCAAATCTCTTGAACGATTTGACTCACAGTCTTCAAACTTTCATCGATGCCCTTGGACAGATTCAGAACCATTCTTGGAGCAGGCCATAACCTCTTCAAAACTTTTCTCACATGCTTCACAGGCACTGCTATCACGACCAGATCGGAAAAACGACTGAGCTCTTGGAGATCTGTTGTCGCTCTCAGTTCGACTGGAAGCTCGATGCCTTCAAGGTATTCACTTTTGTGATCATCGTTTATCTTCCGGGCCACCTCTTTTCTTCTCGCCCACAACAGCACATCGTGCCCGTTTTCAACCAAAAGCTTCGCGAACGCAGTTCCCCAGCTACCAGCACCGAGGATCGAGAACTTCACGTGGTTATCACCTCAGCGATCTTTCTGACGGAGAACTTGACCACATACGTTCTGTACGCGAGAGCGTCGGGGTCCAGCTTAACTAACCAACCATCCTGTTTCTTCTCAACACTTACGAAGTATCTCTGTTGAAAGTTCGATTCGTTCGACACTATTCTCAAAAGATATTCATTTTCTGAGGCGTAAACACCTTTAACGACAAACACCCCACGTTCGTGGTGAAAAACTTGTTCTTTCAATCGAAGCAATTTTTCGACATCTACGTTCTTGACGTGTACGTGCGGCATGGTTATCTCTCCCCACGTCCATCTTTCTACCCTTCTGTGATTCACTTTAACAGCTTTGACCGTGAAACTCACCTTCCCCTGCGAGAACCACTTCTTTTCGTACCGAGTTCCCAAAACAACACGTTCGTTCTTCCAGACAAAGATCTCACCGAAACATCCGCTCGCTTCGATCAGTTTCGCCATGTCATGGACGTACCAGTCGACATCGCTCGTGAGTTGAAAAAAACCGTTCTTCTTCAGAACGGCAGCCACGATCCGAACGAACTCTTCGTTCGTGAACCTCCGGTGCTCGTGAGATTTCTTGGGCCAGGGGCATGGAAAGTTCACATAGATCTCCTGGATGGATTCGTCCTCGAAAAATTCTCTAAGGCCGAACTGCCCGTCCACGATGAAGACTCGAACGTTTTCAAGGCCTTCTACTTGAATTTTCTTCTGGATCTTGACGATGCTCGTGAGGGATGTCTCGAAACCAACATAATTTCTTGAAGGATTCTCCTTCGCGAGGTTCACCAGGAATTCCCCATTACCAAAACCGAGCTCCACGACGAGCTCGGCCTCCCTGTTGAAAACGCTCCTCCAATCTATTGGAAGAGTCAACTTTTTGGCATCGATGCAGTACGAAAAGACGTTTTTGTTCATCACTCTATGCGATTCAAGAAATTCCTCGCATGCACAACGTATACACTCTCTGGATATTTTTCTAAAAAGCTCTCGAAGCTCTTCTTTGCTTCATCGCTATTACCAGCAGAATAATAACTCAGAGCCATGTAATAGTGCACATCGTCTTTGAAATAGACATCGTCACTCAATTGATCGAGCAGGTTTCTGAGTATCTCTGCGGCGTCGAGATAGTATCCCCTCCTGTAGAGGTTGTAGCCGAACAACCAGATGGATCGTGCGGTCTCGATATCGAACTTCCCGCGCAACGTGTATTCAACCTTTTCAGAAGCTTTTCCCACA
This window contains:
- the trmB gene encoding tRNA (guanosine(46)-N7)-methyltransferase TrmB — encoded protein: MNKNVFSYCIDAKKLTLPIDWRSVFNREAELVVELGFGNGEFLVNLAKENPSRNYVGFETSLTSIVKIQKKIQVEGLENVRVFIVDGQFGLREFFEDESIQEIYVNFPCPWPKKSHEHRRFTNEEFVRIVAAVLKKNGFFQLTSDVDWYVHDMAKLIEASGCFGEIFVWKNERVVLGTRYEKKWFSQGKVSFTVKAVKVNHRRVERWTWGEITMPHVHVKNVDVEKLLRLKEQVFHHERGVFVVKGVYASENEYLLRIVSNESNFQQRYFVSVEKKQDGWLVKLDPDALAYRTYVVKFSVRKIAEVITT
- a CDS encoding NAD(P)H-dependent glycerol-3-phosphate dehydrogenase, with product MKFSILGAGSWGTAFAKLLVENGHDVLLWARRKEVARKINDDHKSEYLEGIELPVELRATTDLQELSRFSDLVVIAVPVKHVRKVLKRLWPAPRMVLNLSKGIDESLKTVSQIVQEIWPDTTYAVLSGPCHAIEVARKLPTAVVVASRNLEVAKTLQKAVSNSYFRVYLSHDVLGVEVSGAVKNVIAIAAGVVDGLGGWHNAKASLITRGLHEMARFGLAFGAENPLTFMGLAGVGDLIVTCNSPYSRNRYVGEMVAKGAELSQVLEHMKMVAEGVHTVGPLLRLARDLDVEMPICEQVYEILFKKKNPASSIKELMERPLKLESCLTAFDLPSSL
- a CDS encoding tetratricopeptide repeat protein — its product is MRSQNELSQEFSELRLSVNSAITMIQSSEQRNVESMDEIKQTLKRIEQVLNSVGKASEKVEYTLRGKFDIETARSIWLFGYNLYRRGYYLDAAEILRNLLDQLSDDVYFKDDVHYYMALSYYSAGNSDEAKKSFESFLEKYPESVYVVHARNFLNRIE